The window GCCGGGGTCGCGCTCGCCGGTGCGCTCTGGGCCTAGGCGGCTCGCGCACGGCCGGGCATAGTGAGTACTGTCTACAGCACTGTCGACCAACTACCTCTTTTCAGAACTGGATCCCATGAGCGCCATCTCCGTCGGTCAGGCCGTCGTCCTCGGGGTAGTCGAGGGGGTGACCGAGTTCCTCCCGGTGTCCTCCACCGGCCACCTGAAGATCACCGAGGGGCTCATGAACATCCCCGTCGACGACAAGTCGGTCGTCGGCTTCTCCGCCGTCATCCAGGTCGGCGCCATCGCCGCCGTGCTCGTGTACTTCTTCAAGGACATCAAGCGGATCGTCTCCGCCTGGTTCCGCGGTCTGACCAACCGCGAGGAGCGCTACCACCACGACTACAAGTTCGCCTGGTGGGTGATCGCCGCGACCATCCCGATCGTCGTGGTCGGCCTCGCGGCCAAGCCCCTGATCGACGGCCCGCTCGCCTCGCTCTGGGTGGTCGCCGGCTCGCTGATCGCCGGCTCGGGCGTCATGTGGGCCGCCGACCAGATGGGCCGCCACAAGCGTGGTGAGGACGACACGTCCTTCAAGGACGCCATGTGGGTCGGCTGCTCCCAGATCCTCGCCCTGCTCTTCCCCGGCTTCTCCCGCTCCGGCGCCACCATGTCCACCGCGCTCATCCTCGACCTGGACCGCGTCGCCGCCACCCGCCTGTCGTTCTTCCTCGGCATCCCGGCCCTGACCGGCGCCGGCCTGTACGAGCTCAAGGACGCCCTCGGCGCCGGTGTGGGCGCGGCCCCGCTGGCCGTCGGCACGATCGTGTCCTTCGTGGTCGCCT of the Streptomyces sp. 1222.5 genome contains:
- a CDS encoding undecaprenyl-diphosphate phosphatase gives rise to the protein MSAISVGQAVVLGVVEGVTEFLPVSSTGHLKITEGLMNIPVDDKSVVGFSAVIQVGAIAAVLVYFFKDIKRIVSAWFRGLTNREERYHHDYKFAWWVIAATIPIVVVGLAAKPLIDGPLASLWVVAGSLIAGSGVMWAADQMGRHKRGEDDTSFKDAMWVGCSQILALLFPGFSRSGATMSTALILDLDRVAATRLSFFLGIPALTGAGLYELKDALGAGVGAAPLAVGTIVSFVVAYASIAWLLKFVAKHSFNAFVIYRIVVGVLLLGLLGTGTLSS